Proteins encoded together in one Manis pentadactyla isolate mManPen7 chromosome 6, mManPen7.hap1, whole genome shotgun sequence window:
- the TEX44 gene encoding testis-expressed protein 44, translating to MTTKPLGEARAASFPTHGNNRSMDSPTVGSQSQVPLPEAVPAASGTAAEQQDVDQDSMKPATSEATSASEDKDKPEAATGHSQEPKEATALLAQPAPNVLKTSMSPQNPVWDEQVQDFVMTQSPQGFQPDSLGKEEAPQTAGISDEEQELEPTTPSAKVQSPKTAEAQPAVSSADSSGQPDAQATSTVGTVKEKPEGPEALNPDPDVLPEAKSTVATEGDLVGHSGDLQAAPFSPSPGGSAPPSPGPHPVAREKRPLDSSLYEASKQDSSVCSRTSVLGGGEDSACSLADILVWSETTMGLAAGFLASACSSVTDLLHSTRPSLHSVSSILGNTTTTFSSSLASGTSLVLRSVTHVLEMVGQMTMEGFRSAVCYLASHLAPRGAHAGSSCD from the coding sequence ATGACCACCAAGCCCTTGGGAGAGGCCAGAGCTGCCAGCTTCCCCACACATGGCAACAATAGGTCTATGGACAGCCCAACAGTGGGATCCCAAAGTCAGGTCCCCCTCCCTGAAGCGGTCCCAGCAGCTAGTGGTACCGCAGCTGAACAGCAGGATGTAGATCAAGACTCCATGAAGCCAGCCACCTCTGAGGCCACATCAGCGTCTGAGGACAAGGACAAACCTGAAGCAGCTACCGGGCACAGCCAGGAGCCCAAGGAGGCCACCGCCCTGCTTGCCCAGCCAGCCCCAAATGTCCTGAAAACATCCATGAGCCCCCAGAACCCAGTGTGGGATGAACAGGTGCAAGATTTCGTGATGACTCAGAGTCCTCAGGGTTTCCAGCCTGACtccctggggaaggaggaggcacCACAAACAGCGGGTATCTCAGACGAGGAGCAGGAATTAGAACCAACCACCCCAAGTGCTAAGGTACAGTCTCCCAAAACTGCGGAGGCTCAGCCTGCTGTGAGCTCTGCAGACTCCAGTGGACAGCCTGACGCTCAGGCCACAAGCACCGTTGGAACTGTTAAGGAGAAACCTGAGGGTCCAGAGGCCTTGAACCCTGACCCTGATGTTTTGCCAGAAGCCAAGTCCACGGTAGCGACTGAGGGGGATCTGGTGGGCCACTCTGGAGACCTGCAGGCTGCGCCGTTCTCTCCCTCCCCTGGAGGCAGTGCCCCACCCTCGCCTGGTCCCCACCCAGTGGCCAGGGAGAAGAGGCCCCTGGACTCCAGCCTATATGAGGCCAGCAAGCAGGACAGCTCCGTGTGCTCCAGGACCAGTGTGctgggtgggggtgaggactcGGCCTGCTCCCTGGCGGACATCCTGGTGTGGTCTGAGACCACCATGGGCCTGGCCGCAGGCTTCCTGGCCTCTGCCTGCAGCTCTGTGACAGACCTGCTGCACAGCACAAGGCCCAGCCTGCACTCCGTCTCCAGCATCCTAGGGAACACCACCACGACCTTCTCTTCCAGCCTGGCATCTGGGACAAGCTTGGTCCTGCGCTCAGTCACCCACGTGCTGGAGATGGTGGGGCAGATGACGATGGAAGGCTTCCGCTCAGCCGTGTGCTACCTCGCCAGCCACCTGGCCCCACGCGGGGCCCATGCCGGCTCCAGCTGTGACTAG